One window of the Solanum stenotomum isolate F172 chromosome 11, ASM1918654v1, whole genome shotgun sequence genome contains the following:
- the LOC125845643 gene encoding putative disease resistance protein At3g14460, with protein MGSIKPITHPPRSFLITPPRSRIAPFTLNFGLTQCNLWKDKSLRCSGVATYSSGWSVRHSLSKNHTISCDDLEDLPLQMEKLISLRYLNISNTCLLKMPFHLSKLKSLDVLVGAKFLISDCGVLRMEDLGELHNLYGSLSILELQNVVDRREALKAKMSEKNHVEKLSLEWSGSSTADNSQTERDILDELCPHTNIKKVEITGYRGKFFPNWLADPLFYKLVKLPLCHCKDCDSLPALGQLRSLKFLSIREMHGITEVTEEFFGSWSFTKPFNSLEKLEFEDMPEWKQWHVLGNGEFPALEKLSIQNCPKLIRKLPENLSSLTELIISRCPVLNLETPIKLSNLQIFDVDDSPVFDDSQLFGSQLEGMKQIEGLYIGDCNSLTSFPFSILPSTLKEIGIFRCQKLKLEAPVGDMISSSYCNMFLEKWTLCGFDTFIDDISPELVPRARKLDVFSSQNLTKFFIPTATDSLSIWNCKNLEKVSGACQMTHLRIIRCSKLKWLPEHMTELLPSLKELHLSYCPEIEFFPEGGLPFNSQKLEIRNCKKLVNGRKEWRLQRLSCLRELWINHDGSDEEILAGENWELCSSIQRLEVSNMKTLSSQLLKSLSSLEYLCIADIPQIQSMVEEGLPSSLSQLHLNDQHQLHSLLTEGFRYLTSLQSLVISSCHQLQSLSDEVFFHMASSSSPLSPPIFNGENYQVWAVKMKTYLKGLGLWKYVEEDSAPEPLRANPTLQQIRSHEEEIAKGPKALSFIHAAISDSILTRIMTCESAKEAWIC; from the exons ATGGGTTCCATAAAGCCCATCACCCATCCACCAAGATCGTTTCTGATTACTCCTCCCAGGTCCAGGATTGCCCCGTTTACATTGAACTT TGGTCTCACACAGTGCAATTTATGGAAGGACAAATCCCTCAGGTGCAGTGGCGTAGCCACATATAGCTCAGGGTGGTCAGTCAGACATTCTTTGTCGAAAAATCATACTATATCTTGTGATGATCTTGAAGATCTACCGCTGCAAATGGAGAAGTTGATCAGCTTGCGTTACCTCAACATTAGCAACACTTGTCTCTTGAAGATGCCGTTCCATCTGAGCAAGTTGAAAAGTCTCGATGTGCTAGTGGGTGCCAAGTTTCTTATAAGTGATTGCGGTGTTTTGAGGATGGAAGATTTGGGTGAACTGCATAACCTGTATGGATCTCTATCAATTCTAGAGTTGCAAAATGTGGTTGATAGAAGGGAAGCTTTGAAGGCAAAGATGAGTGAGAAGAATCATGTTGAAAAATTATCATTGGAGTGGAGTGGAAGTAGTACTGCAGACAATTCACAAACTGAAAGAGACATACTTGATGAGCTATGCCCAcacacaaacataaaaaaagtCGAAATCACCGGATATAGAGGGAAATTTTTTCCAAATTGGCTAGCTGATCCTTTGTTTTATAAGCTGGTGAAATTGCCTCTTTGCCACTGCAAGGACTGTGATTCCTTGCCAGCACTAGGGCAACTCCGTTCTTTGAAATTCCTTTCCATTAGAGAGATGCATGGAATAACAGAGGTCACTGAAGAATTCTTTGGTAGTTGGTCCTTCACAAAGCCTTTTAATTCTCTTGAGAAGCTTGAATTTGAAGATATGCCGGAGTGGAAGCAATGGCACGTACTAGGAAATGGAGAGTTCCCTGCACTTGAGAAGCTTTCAATTCAAAATTGTCCGAAGTTGATTAGGAAGTTGCCTGAAAATCTTTCTTCTCTAACAGAATTGATAATTTCAAGATGTCCTGTACTCAATTTGGAGACACCTATCAAACTTtcaaatttacaaatatttgaTGTTGATGATTCTCCTGTTTTTGATGACAGTCAACTGTTTGGATCTCAACTTGAAGGAATGAAGCAGATTGAGGGATTATATATTGGTGATTGTAACTCTCTCACCTCCTTTCCTTTTAGCATTCTTCCGAGTACCTTGAAGGAAATAGGCATATTTCGTTGCCAGAAATTGAAATTGGAGGCACCAGTTGGTGATATGATTTCTAGCAGTTATTGTAACATGTTTCTCGAGAAATGGACACTGTGTGGATTTGACACTTTTATAGATGATATATCACCTGAGTTGGTCCCAAGAGCACGCAAATTGGATGTATTTAGTTCCCAGAACCTTACTAAGTTTTTTATTCCTACTGCTACTGATAGTCTCAGTATTTGGAATTgtaagaatcttgaaaaagttTCAGGGGCCTGTCAGATGACACATTTGCGTATTATCCGATGTTCGAAGCTGAAGTGGTTGCCAGAACATATGACGGAGCTCCTTCCTTCTCTTAAGGAACTACATCTGTCTTATTGTCCAGAAATAGAGTTCTTTCCAGAAGGAGGATTGCCTTTCAATTCACAAAAGCTTGAGATCCGTAATTGCAAGAAACTAGTGAATGGACGAAAGGAATGGCGTTTACAGAGACTCTCCTGTCTCAGAGAGTTATGGATCAATCATGATGGCAGTGACGAAGAGATTCTTGCCGGTGAGAATTGGGAGTTGTGTTCCTCTATTCAAAGGCTTGAGGTATCCAATATGAAAACATTAAGCAGCCAACTTCTCAAAAGCCTCTCATCTCTTGAATATCTATGCATTGCTGATATACCTCAAATTCAGTCAATGGTGGAAGAAGGGCTTCCCTCATCTCTTTCTCAGCTCCATTTAAATGACCAACATCAACTCCATTCACTACTGACAGAAGGTTTTCGGTACCTCACTTCACTTCAAAGTCTAGTCATCTCCTCCTGCCATCAACTCCAGTCTCTTTCTGATGAAG TTTTCTTTCACATGGCCTCTAGTAGCTCTCCTCTTTCACCCCCTATCTTTAATGGCGAGAACTACCAAGTTTGGGCAGTGAAGATGAAAACATACTTGAAGGGTCTTGGATTATGGAAGTATGTTGAGGAAGACAGCGCTCCAGAGCCTTTGAGAGCAAACCCAACTCTTCAGCAGATCAGAAGTCATGAAGAAGAGATTGCAAAAGGTCCAAAAGCCCTGTCTTTCATTCACGCAGCTATCTCAGATTCAATTTTGACCAGGATCATGACATGTGAATCTGCCAAAGAAGCTTGGATATGCTGA